In Saccharothrix syringae, the following are encoded in one genomic region:
- a CDS encoding cellulase family glycosylhydrolase translates to MRTTRSGPARWRRAVALVAVAAASAFAVAGATPAATAAPQEDWLHVEGNQIVDEAGNRVWLTGANWFGFNATERVFHGLWSANITEVTKAMADRGINIVRVPISVQLLLEWKNGQAAAPNVNTYANPELAGKNSLQVWDYWLELCERFGLKVLLDVHSAEADNSGHIHPVWYKGTYTTEMFYQAWEWVTARYKNDDTIVAMDVKNEPHGTPNQPPRAKWDNSTDVDNWKNVCETAGKRILAINPKVLILCEGIEVYPREGETWNSPNTDPDLSPNYYNTWWGGNLRGVKDFPVNLGANQDQLVYSPHDYGPLVFDQPWFQKPFTKDSLITDVWRPNWLYIHEQGTAPLLIGEWGGRLGQDERQDRWMAALRDLIVQEGLHQTFWVLNPNSGDTGGLLLDDWKTWDETKYALLKPALWQHGGKFVGLDHQVRLGGEGSTTGISLAERYTGGDPVDTTAPSTPASVTATTTTSSSVALSWQASTDNVGVVGYDVYRGTAKVGTASGTTYTDTGLSPSTAYTYTVRARDAAGNQSAASAAVTATTQPGTGGGSGCTATLRTANSWQGGFQGEVSVTNTGTAATRAWSVKLAVGSGWTINSVWNGTLTGTTVTNAAHNGALAPAASTSFGLVANGQGSAGVTVVSCTAS, encoded by the coding sequence ATGAGAACGACACGTTCAGGCCCGGCGCGGTGGCGCCGGGCGGTGGCCCTCGTCGCGGTCGCGGCGGCGTCCGCCTTCGCCGTCGCCGGGGCCACGCCCGCCGCCACGGCGGCCCCGCAGGAGGACTGGCTGCACGTCGAGGGCAACCAGATCGTCGACGAGGCGGGCAACAGGGTCTGGCTGACCGGCGCCAACTGGTTCGGCTTCAACGCCACCGAGCGGGTGTTCCACGGCCTGTGGTCGGCGAACATCACCGAGGTCACCAAGGCGATGGCCGACCGCGGCATCAACATCGTCCGGGTCCCGATCTCCGTCCAGCTGCTGCTGGAGTGGAAGAACGGCCAGGCGGCCGCGCCGAACGTCAACACCTACGCCAACCCGGAGCTGGCGGGCAAGAACAGCCTCCAGGTCTGGGACTACTGGCTGGAGCTGTGCGAGCGCTTCGGCCTGAAGGTGCTGCTGGACGTGCACAGCGCCGAGGCGGACAACTCCGGCCACATTCACCCGGTCTGGTACAAGGGCACCTACACCACGGAGATGTTCTACCAGGCGTGGGAGTGGGTCACCGCGCGGTACAAGAACGACGACACCATCGTCGCGATGGACGTCAAGAACGAGCCGCACGGCACCCCGAACCAGCCGCCGCGCGCCAAGTGGGACAACTCCACCGACGTCGACAACTGGAAGAACGTCTGCGAGACCGCGGGCAAGCGCATCCTGGCGATCAACCCGAAGGTGCTCATCCTCTGCGAGGGCATCGAGGTCTACCCGCGCGAGGGCGAGACCTGGAACTCGCCGAACACCGACCCCGACCTGTCGCCGAACTACTACAACACCTGGTGGGGCGGCAACCTGCGCGGCGTCAAGGACTTCCCGGTCAACCTCGGCGCCAACCAGGACCAGCTCGTCTACTCGCCGCACGACTACGGCCCGCTGGTGTTCGACCAGCCGTGGTTCCAGAAGCCGTTCACCAAGGACTCGCTGATCACCGACGTGTGGCGGCCGAACTGGCTCTACATCCACGAGCAGGGCACCGCGCCCCTGCTGATCGGCGAGTGGGGCGGCCGGCTGGGCCAGGACGAGCGGCAGGACCGGTGGATGGCCGCCCTGCGCGACCTGATCGTGCAGGAGGGCCTGCACCAGACGTTCTGGGTGCTCAACCCCAACTCCGGTGACACGGGCGGCCTGCTGCTCGACGACTGGAAGACCTGGGACGAGACCAAGTACGCGCTGCTCAAGCCCGCCCTGTGGCAGCACGGCGGCAAGTTCGTCGGCCTGGACCACCAGGTCCGCCTCGGCGGCGAGGGCAGCACCACCGGCATCAGCCTGGCCGAGCGCTACACCGGCGGCGACCCGGTCGACACCACGGCCCCGAGCACGCCGGCGTCGGTGACCGCCACCACGACCACGTCGTCCTCGGTGGCCCTGTCGTGGCAGGCGTCGACCGACAACGTCGGCGTCGTCGGCTACGACGTCTACCGCGGCACCGCCAAGGTCGGCACCGCGTCGGGCACCACCTACACCGACACCGGCCTGAGCCCGAGCACCGCGTACACCTACACGGTGCGGGCCAGGGACGCGGCGGGCAACCAGTCCGCGGCCTCGGCCGCGGTGACCGCCACGACCCAGCCGGGCACCGGCGGCGGCTCCGGGTGCACCGCCACCCTCCGCACGGCCAACAGCTGGCAGGGCGGTTTCCAGGGCGAGGTCTCGGTGACCAACACCGGCACCGCCGCGACCCGCGCCTGGAGCGTCAAGCTGGCCGTCGGGAGTGGCTGGACCATCAACAGCGTGTGGAACGGCACCCTGACCGGCACCACGGTCACCAACGCCGCCCACAACGGCGCCCTCGCGCCGGCGGCGAGCACGAGCTTCGGGCTCGTCGCCAACGGCCAGGGCAGCGCCGGCGTCACCGTGGTGAGCTGCACGGCGAGCTGA
- a CDS encoding cation:proton antiporter, protein MDLAPVLYAGAGLVTLTAALLPRLLARAPISMPMVFLGAGALAFTLVDPLPDLDPRAHGPVVVHLTELCVIISLMGAGLAINRPVGLRRWGTTWRLLAVTMPLSMLVVGVLGWGLLGLGAAAAVLLAAVVAPTDPVLAGEVQVAEPAENPEADEDEARFALTSEAGLNDGLAFPFTYAAVAISAAGAAPGGWLPEWLLVDLVWRLAAGVGVGLLVGWLLGRLFFSAPSEKFRLAEHAEGFVALAATFLAYGVTELVEGYGFVAVFVCACTIRAAERHHDYHHVLHQYVEQAERMLTVLIIILLGGAAASGLLAGTGWREVLFAAVVLLVVRPVAGLVGLAGGGTGPRERMAISFFGVRGVGSLFYVAYALDAADFGDEAEIWRLVALVVIGSILVHGVSATPVMRLLDHRRDREARRNGEPGRAAGTPV, encoded by the coding sequence GTGGATCTCGCCCCGGTCCTGTACGCCGGGGCGGGCCTGGTCACGCTGACCGCCGCTTTACTGCCCCGGCTGCTCGCCAGAGCCCCGATCTCGATGCCCATGGTCTTCCTGGGCGCCGGTGCGCTGGCCTTCACCCTGGTCGACCCGCTGCCCGACCTCGACCCGCGGGCGCACGGCCCGGTGGTGGTGCACCTGACCGAGCTGTGCGTGATCATCTCGCTGATGGGCGCCGGGCTGGCCATCAACCGGCCGGTCGGCCTGCGGCGGTGGGGCACCACGTGGCGGCTGCTGGCCGTGACGATGCCGTTGAGCATGCTGGTCGTCGGCGTGCTGGGCTGGGGCCTGCTCGGGCTCGGCGCGGCCGCGGCGGTGCTGCTGGCGGCCGTCGTGGCGCCCACGGACCCGGTGCTGGCCGGCGAGGTGCAGGTGGCCGAGCCCGCCGAGAACCCCGAGGCCGACGAGGACGAGGCGCGGTTCGCGCTGACCTCCGAGGCCGGCCTGAACGACGGGCTGGCCTTCCCGTTCACCTACGCCGCGGTGGCGATCAGCGCGGCCGGCGCGGCGCCGGGCGGCTGGCTGCCGGAGTGGTTGCTGGTCGACCTGGTGTGGCGGCTCGCCGCGGGCGTGGGCGTCGGGCTGCTGGTCGGGTGGCTGCTGGGCCGGCTGTTCTTCTCCGCGCCGTCGGAGAAGTTCCGGCTGGCCGAGCACGCCGAGGGGTTCGTGGCGCTGGCCGCGACGTTCCTGGCCTACGGGGTCACCGAGCTGGTCGAGGGCTACGGGTTCGTCGCGGTGTTCGTCTGCGCCTGCACGATCCGGGCCGCCGAGCGCCACCACGACTACCACCACGTGCTGCACCAGTACGTGGAGCAGGCCGAGCGGATGCTCACCGTGCTGATCATCATCCTGCTGGGCGGCGCGGCCGCGTCGGGGCTGCTCGCCGGCACCGGGTGGCGCGAGGTGCTGTTCGCCGCGGTGGTCCTGCTGGTGGTGCGGCCGGTGGCCGGGCTGGTGGGGCTGGCGGGCGGCGGCACGGGGCCGCGCGAGCGCATGGCGATCTCGTTCTTCGGCGTGCGCGGCGTCGGTTCGCTGTTCTACGTCGCCTACGCGCTGGACGCGGCGGACTTCGGCGACGAGGCGGAGATCTGGCGGCTGGTCGCCCTGGTGGTGATCGGCTCGATCCTGGTGCACGGCGTGTCGGCGACCCCGGTCATGCGGCTGCTCGACCACCGGCGCGACCGCGAGGCGCGGCGCAACGGCGAACCGGGGCGGGCCGCCGGCACCCCGGTGTGA
- a CDS encoding PucR family transcriptional regulator, translated as MADLAARASRDASGVPPELLDGYLEDLAEVSTTGVQLGPDRLRARHDVGARAAAQGVSLRGLVDLYLGATRLAWPVLPGVRRAAGAEAVRVVGEAVFRAADIAVTALAEGYEEAQRWAVRREESFRREFVDDLLDGRNLAELAERAERFGLRLAGSTVVAAVRAAGPIVDGGDVSRRVETALHLRLGSRDVLVTTKDGLLVCVAPEAMGEAPDEFVRQVAAAMGSDAAWRVGLGRPHPGPGGAVRSFEQARHALDIAERLDLPGPLHKAADLLVYRVLLRDSAALADLVGAVLEPLRRARGGAGPLLDTLDAYFASGRVATACARDLHVGVRTVTYRLQRVRELTGHSADDPRQGFALQVAVLGAKLLGWPATALPSPGKHQA; from the coding sequence GTGGCGGACCTGGCGGCGCGGGCGAGCCGCGACGCGTCCGGCGTGCCGCCCGAGCTGCTGGACGGCTACCTGGAGGACCTGGCCGAGGTCAGCACCACCGGCGTGCAGCTGGGGCCCGACCGGCTGCGGGCCCGGCACGACGTCGGTGCGCGCGCCGCCGCGCAGGGCGTGTCGCTGCGCGGCCTGGTCGACCTCTACCTCGGCGCCACCCGGCTGGCCTGGCCGGTGCTGCCCGGGGTGCGGCGGGCGGCCGGCGCGGAGGCGGTGCGGGTGGTCGGCGAGGCCGTGTTCCGGGCCGCCGACATCGCGGTCACGGCGCTGGCCGAGGGCTACGAGGAGGCGCAGCGGTGGGCGGTGCGGCGGGAGGAGTCGTTCCGCCGGGAGTTCGTCGACGACCTGCTCGACGGCCGCAACCTCGCCGAGCTGGCCGAGCGCGCCGAGCGGTTCGGCCTGCGGCTGGCCGGCAGCACGGTCGTGGCGGCGGTGCGCGCCGCGGGGCCGATCGTGGACGGCGGCGACGTGTCGCGGCGGGTGGAGACCGCGCTGCACCTGCGGCTCGGGTCGCGCGACGTGCTGGTCACCACCAAGGACGGCCTGCTGGTGTGCGTGGCGCCGGAGGCGATGGGCGAGGCGCCGGACGAGTTCGTGCGCCAGGTCGCGGCGGCGATGGGGTCCGACGCGGCGTGGCGGGTGGGGCTGGGCCGGCCGCACCCGGGCCCCGGTGGCGCGGTGCGGTCGTTCGAGCAGGCGCGCCACGCCCTGGACATCGCCGAGCGGCTGGACCTGCCCGGACCGCTGCACAAGGCCGCCGACCTGCTGGTCTACCGGGTGCTGCTGCGCGACAGCGCGGCGCTGGCGGACCTGGTCGGCGCGGTGCTGGAGCCGCTGCGGCGGGCGCGTGGCGGCGCCGGGCCGCTGCTGGACACGCTCGACGCGTACTTCGCCTCCGGCCGGGTGGCCACCGCGTGCGCCCGCGACCTGCACGTCGGCGTGCGCACCGTGACCTACCGCCTCCAGCGGGTGCGGGAGCTGACCGGCCACTCCGCTGACGACCCGCGCCAGGGGTTCGCGCTCCAGGTCGCCGTGCTCGGGGCGAAGCTGCTGGGCTGGCCGGCCACGGCGTTGCCGAGCCCCGGTAAACACCAAGCTTGA
- a CDS encoding (2Fe-2S)-binding protein produces MKITITVDGRTRTADCEPRRTLADLLRHDLGLTGVHVGCEQGACGSCTVLLDGATARSCCVLAVQADGSEVTTVEGLATTSLTPLQESFRRHHGLQCGFCTPGMLVVAVELLRDNPSPTEAEIRTAIAGNLCRCTGYHGIVAAIAAVRDEDPGTSGSPG; encoded by the coding sequence ATGAAGATCACCATCACGGTCGACGGCCGCACCCGCACCGCCGACTGCGAACCCCGCCGCACCCTCGCCGACCTGCTGCGCCACGACCTCGGCCTGACCGGCGTGCACGTCGGCTGCGAACAGGGCGCGTGCGGCTCGTGCACCGTCCTGCTGGACGGCGCGACCGCCCGGTCCTGCTGCGTCCTGGCGGTCCAGGCGGACGGCTCGGAGGTCACCACGGTGGAGGGCCTGGCGACCACGTCCCTGACCCCGCTCCAGGAGTCCTTCCGCCGCCACCACGGCCTGCAGTGCGGCTTCTGCACGCCGGGGATGCTGGTCGTGGCGGTGGAACTGCTGCGGGACAACCCCTCGCCCACCGAGGCCGAGATCCGCACCGCGATAGCCGGCAACCTGTGCCGCTGCACCGGTTACCACGGCATCGTCGCCGCCATCGCCGCGGTGCGCGACGAGGACCCGGGGACGTCCGGCTCACCGGGCTAG
- a CDS encoding FAD binding domain-containing protein, with amino-acid sequence MKAAPFEYTRAGGVGDALDALRLGAVVLAGGQSLVPLLNARVRRPALVVDVSRLPLTTVERDGPALVLGALTRLRTAETSPVVARALPLLAEALTHVGHVSVRNRGTVGGSAAHADPAAEVPAVLLALDAVFTARSHRGTREVEARDFFRGPHRTALEPDELLTAVRVPLPAPTARHGMAELSRRPNDLAVTAVFTSVVLTDGVVTDARIAVAGAAPTPIRARAAEEVLTGRAPTPGVLAEAAEAAASATDPVDDLHAPAAYRRDMTAVLTRRALRRATTG; translated from the coding sequence GTGAAGGCCGCGCCGTTCGAGTACACCCGCGCCGGCGGGGTGGGCGACGCGCTGGACGCGCTCCGGCTGGGCGCCGTCGTGCTGGCGGGCGGCCAGAGCCTGGTGCCGCTGCTCAACGCGCGGGTGCGGCGGCCGGCGCTCGTGGTGGACGTGTCGCGGCTGCCGCTGACCACCGTCGAGCGGGACGGCCCGGCGCTGGTGCTCGGCGCGCTGACCCGGCTGCGCACGGCCGAGACGTCCCCGGTGGTGGCCCGCGCCCTGCCGCTGCTGGCCGAGGCGCTGACGCACGTCGGCCACGTGTCCGTGCGCAACCGCGGCACGGTGGGCGGCAGCGCCGCCCACGCCGACCCCGCGGCCGAGGTCCCGGCCGTCCTCCTCGCGCTGGACGCGGTCTTCACCGCGCGGAGCCACCGCGGCACCCGCGAGGTCGAGGCCCGCGACTTCTTCCGCGGCCCGCACCGCACCGCGCTCGAACCCGACGAACTGCTCACCGCGGTGCGCGTCCCGCTGCCGGCCCCGACCGCCCGCCACGGCATGGCCGAGCTGAGCCGCCGCCCCAACGACCTCGCGGTGACGGCGGTGTTCACCTCGGTCGTGCTCACCGACGGCGTGGTCACCGACGCCCGCATCGCCGTGGCGGGCGCCGCGCCCACCCCGATCCGGGCCCGCGCGGCGGAGGAGGTGCTGACCGGCCGGGCGCCCACCCCCGGCGTGCTGGCCGAGGCCGCCGAGGCGGCGGCGTCCGCCACCGACCCGGTCGACGACCTGCACGCCCCGGCCGCGTACCGCCGCGACATGACCGCCGTCCTGACCCGCAGGGCACTACGACGGGCGACCACCGGATGA
- a CDS encoding xanthine dehydrogenase family protein molybdopterin-binding subunit — MSRAEDARLLTGRAVFVDDVRPAGLLEAAVLRSPHPHARVVRVDPTAAAAHPGVFAVVTGADVRAAVRRPQPVLWRIAPDAPEPVAYPLAVDKVLYQGHGVAAVAAVDRATAEDALELVDVEYAPLPAVTTLEQALAPDAPRLHEDWPDNVAGRAVVARGDVAGAFERADVVLRETFRFARQMGAPLETRGVVATWDPFTSYLDVWLNTQAPHLARELFAEVLGLPVNKVRVRVPDVGGGFGNKFEFYGEEVVAAVLSRATGRPVKLVEDRRESFVATVHSREQRIEVELAARADGTITGLRGTLHGVLGANFSTVGLSPCWTTAAVMTGPYAIPAYEMNVVGVVTNKTPYGSYRGYGLPKANFVHEHVVEALARRLGLDPHEVRHRNFVTDFPYQSPVFTYDSGRYGECLDLCRDAVRRAGWAERVAAARARGGHVGIGYAFHNEVSGFGPSRVINLAGLDHSGFDEAVVRIDSTGHVVVHTGQMSMGQGVFTALAQVAADALDVPLDHVSVIAHDTDSSPYTGYGTAASRAAAVGGAAVLNAATRLRAKVLRIAAHLFEASPDDLVIDDGVVSVAGVPGRTVGFAEIGDAAHRRLHGALPEGEEPTLHEREVYDPVDVATAFGCTAVLASVDVETGVVELLGYLLAHDCGTVINPMIVDGQLAGGAAQAIGGALYERLAYGASGEALTGSFAEYLLPTATVVPPIGVSHMETPARHVPGGFKGAGEAGVIGGGAAIAHAVEDALAEFGVRITSLPITPPDLLAAIRAGADR, encoded by the coding sequence GTGAGCCGCGCGGAGGACGCGCGGCTGCTCACCGGCCGGGCGGTGTTCGTCGACGACGTGCGGCCGGCCGGCCTGCTGGAGGCGGCCGTCCTGCGCAGCCCGCACCCGCACGCCCGGGTCGTGCGGGTCGACCCGACCGCGGCTGCCGCCCACCCCGGGGTGTTCGCGGTGGTGACGGGCGCGGACGTGCGCGCCGCGGTGCGCCGGCCGCAGCCGGTGCTGTGGCGGATCGCGCCCGACGCGCCGGAGCCGGTGGCGTACCCGCTGGCCGTGGACAAGGTGCTCTACCAGGGGCACGGGGTGGCGGCCGTCGCCGCGGTCGACCGGGCCACGGCCGAGGACGCGCTGGAGCTGGTCGACGTCGAGTACGCGCCGCTGCCCGCCGTCACGACCCTGGAGCAGGCCCTGGCGCCGGACGCGCCCCGCCTGCACGAGGACTGGCCGGACAACGTCGCCGGGCGCGCGGTGGTGGCGCGGGGCGACGTGGCGGGGGCGTTCGAGCGGGCCGACGTGGTGCTGCGCGAGACGTTCCGCTTCGCCCGGCAGATGGGCGCGCCCCTGGAGACGCGCGGCGTGGTGGCGACCTGGGACCCGTTCACCTCGTACCTGGACGTGTGGCTCAACACCCAGGCGCCGCACCTGGCCCGCGAGCTGTTCGCGGAGGTCCTGGGCCTGCCGGTGAACAAGGTGCGGGTGCGGGTGCCCGACGTCGGCGGCGGGTTCGGCAACAAGTTCGAGTTCTACGGCGAGGAGGTGGTGGCCGCGGTGCTGTCCCGCGCCACCGGGCGGCCGGTCAAGCTCGTCGAGGACCGGCGGGAGAGCTTCGTCGCCACCGTGCACTCGCGCGAGCAGCGCATCGAGGTCGAGCTGGCGGCCCGCGCCGACGGCACGATCACCGGCCTGCGCGGCACCCTGCACGGCGTGCTCGGCGCGAACTTCAGCACCGTCGGCCTGAGCCCGTGCTGGACGACCGCGGCCGTCATGACCGGGCCCTACGCCATCCCGGCCTACGAGATGAACGTCGTCGGCGTCGTCACCAACAAGACGCCCTACGGCTCGTACCGGGGTTACGGGCTGCCCAAGGCGAACTTCGTGCACGAGCACGTGGTCGAGGCCCTGGCCCGCCGGCTCGGCCTGGACCCGCACGAGGTGCGGCACCGCAACTTCGTGACCGACTTCCCCTACCAGAGCCCGGTGTTCACCTACGACAGCGGCCGCTACGGCGAGTGCCTGGACCTGTGCCGCGACGCGGTGCGCCGCGCCGGGTGGGCGGAGCGGGTGGCCGCGGCGCGGGCCCGCGGCGGGCACGTCGGCATCGGCTACGCCTTCCACAACGAGGTGTCCGGGTTCGGGCCCTCGCGGGTCATCAACCTGGCCGGCCTCGACCACTCCGGGTTCGACGAGGCCGTGGTGCGCATCGACTCCACCGGGCACGTCGTCGTCCACACCGGGCAGATGTCGATGGGGCAGGGCGTCTTCACGGCCTTGGCGCAGGTCGCCGCGGACGCCCTGGACGTGCCCCTGGACCACGTCAGCGTCATCGCCCACGACACCGACTCCAGCCCGTACACCGGGTACGGCACCGCGGCCAGCCGGGCCGCGGCGGTCGGCGGCGCGGCCGTGCTCAACGCCGCCACCCGCCTGCGCGCCAAGGTGCTGCGCATCGCCGCGCACCTGTTCGAGGCGTCGCCGGACGACCTCGTGATCGACGACGGCGTGGTGTCGGTCGCGGGCGTGCCCGGCCGCACCGTCGGCTTCGCCGAGATCGGCGACGCGGCGCACCGGCGGCTCCACGGCGCGCTGCCCGAGGGCGAGGAGCCGACGCTGCACGAGCGCGAGGTGTACGACCCGGTCGACGTCGCCACGGCGTTCGGCTGCACGGCCGTGCTCGCCTCGGTCGACGTGGAGACCGGTGTCGTGGAGCTGCTGGGCTACCTGCTGGCGCACGACTGCGGCACGGTCATCAACCCGATGATCGTCGACGGCCAGCTGGCGGGCGGCGCGGCGCAGGCCATCGGCGGCGCGCTGTACGAACGGCTGGCCTACGGCGCGTCGGGGGAGGCGTTGACCGGCTCGTTCGCCGAGTACCTGCTGCCGACCGCGACCGTCGTGCCCCCGATCGGCGTCTCCCACATGGAGACACCCGCCCGGCACGTCCCCGGCGGCTTCAAGGGCGCCGGGGAGGCCGGGGTCATCGGCGGCGGCGCGGCGATCGCGCACGCCGTGGAGGACGCCCTGGCGGAGTTCGGGGTGCGGATCACGTCGCTGCCGATCACCCCGCCGGACCTGCTGGCGGCGATCCGCGCCGGGGCCGACCGGTGA
- a CDS encoding GlxA family transcriptional regulator, giving the protein MEGRLVVVVGYDGVELVDVACVTSGFEHANRRGAEPAYRVVLATPAGRSVRSDSGLEVRGQSGFDGIRGRLDTLVVSGGLGHVEAAADPRLVGQVRRLAGASRRVASVCTGATVLAAAGLLDGRRVTTHWYYARELAERFPRVRVDAGPVYIRDGVVATSGGVTAALDLTLAFVEEDHGPELAREVAMGMVAYLQRPGDQAQISQFTGVPRPEQALVRRVVDHVVAHLDADLGTASLAALVGVSERHLGRLFGEHLGTTPARLVRDARLEAASRLLVTTREPMTAVARRCGFASAEGLRQAFTARFGVPPSRFRAERARARDPGAAGLSWS; this is encoded by the coding sequence GTGGAGGGGCGGCTGGTCGTCGTGGTGGGGTACGACGGGGTCGAGCTGGTGGACGTGGCCTGCGTGACGAGCGGGTTCGAGCACGCCAACCGGCGGGGCGCCGAACCGGCCTACCGCGTGGTGCTCGCGACCCCGGCGGGCCGGTCGGTGCGCAGCGACTCCGGGCTGGAGGTGCGCGGCCAGAGCGGTTTCGACGGCATCCGCGGCCGGCTCGACACGCTCGTCGTCTCCGGCGGGCTGGGCCACGTCGAGGCCGCCGCGGACCCGCGGCTGGTCGGCCAGGTCCGGCGCCTGGCCGGCGCGTCGCGGCGGGTGGCGTCGGTGTGCACGGGCGCGACGGTGCTGGCCGCCGCGGGCCTGCTGGACGGTCGACGCGTCACCACGCACTGGTACTACGCCCGCGAGCTGGCCGAGCGCTTCCCGCGCGTGCGCGTCGACGCCGGTCCGGTCTACATCCGCGACGGGGTGGTCGCCACGTCGGGCGGGGTCACCGCCGCGCTCGACCTGACCCTGGCCTTCGTCGAGGAGGACCACGGGCCCGAGCTGGCCCGCGAGGTGGCCATGGGCATGGTCGCCTACCTCCAGCGCCCCGGTGACCAGGCGCAGATCAGCCAGTTCACCGGTGTGCCGCGCCCGGAGCAGGCCCTCGTGCGGCGGGTGGTCGACCACGTGGTGGCCCACCTCGACGCCGACCTGGGCACCGCGAGCCTGGCGGCGCTGGTCGGCGTCAGCGAGCGGCACCTGGGCCGGCTGTTCGGCGAGCACCTGGGCACGACCCCGGCCCGGCTGGTCCGCGACGCCCGGCTGGAGGCCGCCTCCCGCCTGCTGGTCACCACGCGCGAACCGATGACCGCCGTCGCCCGCCGCTGCGGGTTCGCCTCGGCCGAGGGGCTGCGGCAGGCGTTCACGGCGCGGTTCGGCGTGCCGCCGTCGCGGTTCCGGGCGGAGCGGGCGCGGGCGCGGGACCCGGGCGCCGCGGGGCTGTCCTGGTCGTGA
- a CDS encoding ArnT family glycosyltransferase gives MTRTWLVGAALALLALGLRAWGLTTANELFIDELTYARLASSAGRGEWPNLAGEAFYLHPPLAFWLNGGVAELFGLPPTPIDLVFGLRWVNAVLGAAVVALAYALLARTTRPAVAVVGALVLAADPFTLRQDSRVMLETPAFALVLAGWLVLLVGLSRASRPVLAAAGLLLGCAVLTKDIAVVPALLPVALAPLWRRTVALRDAALVVGAGLVPYAGYVVALAVAGRLPDWWRHKVGGLRRLVGLDQVTGFNADNAPSLLDALVGQLTRFGTSYVLLGLAVPAALLAVRSARADRRALGLVAVATGALGVFALAFGTLEEQMGYFVVVPGVLAAAVVHVEPPGFLARLRPVLTATALVLPAAGLGLAVVARTAADDGYRRAGEYFETALPPGSRVGVTTVTAQFAYQSTDDVRFGTWTSLGALDRAGADHVLTQSRPLGQGYGYASPDLLPWLAAHATPVFGFTGPSGGDTVVWRLDREELAEAVREGRDIPEVVSP, from the coding sequence GTGACCCGGACGTGGCTCGTCGGCGCCGCGCTGGCCCTCCTCGCGCTCGGCCTGCGGGCCTGGGGCCTGACCACGGCCAACGAGCTGTTCATCGACGAGCTGACCTACGCCCGACTGGCCTCGTCGGCGGGCCGCGGCGAGTGGCCCAACCTGGCGGGCGAGGCGTTCTACCTGCACCCGCCGCTGGCGTTCTGGCTCAACGGCGGCGTGGCCGAGCTGTTCGGCCTCCCACCGACCCCGATCGACCTGGTCTTCGGGCTGCGGTGGGTCAACGCGGTGCTGGGCGCGGCGGTCGTGGCGCTGGCCTACGCGCTGCTGGCGCGCACCACCCGACCGGCGGTGGCGGTGGTCGGCGCGCTGGTGCTGGCCGCCGACCCGTTCACGCTGCGCCAGGACAGCCGGGTGATGCTGGAGACCCCGGCGTTCGCCCTGGTGCTGGCGGGCTGGCTGGTGCTGCTGGTCGGCCTGTCCCGCGCGTCGCGGCCGGTGCTGGCCGCGGCCGGGCTGCTGCTGGGCTGCGCGGTGCTGACCAAGGACATCGCGGTCGTCCCGGCCCTGCTGCCGGTGGCGCTGGCCCCGCTGTGGCGGCGCACGGTGGCGTTGCGCGACGCCGCGCTGGTCGTGGGCGCCGGGCTCGTGCCGTACGCGGGGTACGTCGTGGCGCTGGCGGTCGCCGGCCGCCTCCCCGACTGGTGGCGGCACAAGGTCGGCGGCCTGCGCCGGCTGGTCGGCCTGGACCAGGTCACCGGCTTCAACGCGGACAACGCCCCCAGCCTGCTGGACGCGCTGGTCGGCCAGCTGACCAGGTTCGGCACCTCCTACGTGCTGCTGGGGCTGGCCGTGCCCGCCGCGCTGCTGGCCGTGCGGTCCGCGCGCGCCGACCGGCGGGCCCTGGGCCTGGTGGCGGTGGCGACCGGCGCGCTGGGGGTGTTCGCGCTGGCCTTCGGCACGCTGGAGGAGCAGATGGGCTACTTCGTGGTGGTGCCCGGCGTGCTCGCGGCGGCCGTGGTCCACGTCGAGCCGCCCGGGTTCCTGGCGCGGCTGCGCCCGGTGCTCACCGCCACCGCGCTGGTGCTGCCGGCCGCGGGCCTGGGGCTGGCGGTGGTGGCGCGGACCGCGGCGGACGACGGCTACCGGCGGGCGGGCGAGTACTTCGAGACGGCGCTGCCGCCGGGGTCGCGGGTCGGGGTGACCACGGTGACCGCCCAGTTCGCCTACCAGTCGACCGACGACGTGCGGTTCGGCACCTGGACCTCCCTGGGTGCCCTGGACCGGGCGGGGGCGGACCACGTGCTGACCCAGAGCCGGCCGCTGGGCCAGGGCTACGGCTACGCCTCCCCGGACCTGCTGCCGTGGCTGGCCGCGCACGCCACGCCGGTGTTCGGCTTCACCGGGCCGTCCGGCGGGGACACGGTGGTGTGGCGGTTGGACCGGGAGGAGCTGGCCGAGGCGGTGCGGGAGGGGCGGGACATCCCGGAGGTGGTGTCGCCCTGA